A single genomic interval of Roseomonas aeriglobus harbors:
- a CDS encoding PQQ-binding-like beta-propeller repeat protein — MKSYVKTTAAIALIVSLGGCGIFKGSAKKTPVLGDRVPILMTENSIDIDRTIANIEVVVPLAVANDAWTQPGGNAAKAMGHVALAETPSRAWSIEIPGGDKRTRLAAAPVVEGGKLYVTDTAGAVHAYTADTGATLWTAQTVKGEENTKARFGGGVSVEGGKAFATNGLGDVVAFDANTGAELWRAKPGGPLRGAPTLANDQVYVLSQDNQLFALNQSDGKIAWTSSGSLESQGVFGVAAPAAAQGTVVAGFSSGELNAYRYENGRTLWADALSRSSMSTSVSALSDIDAEPVIDQGKIYAIGQGGRMVALDVLSGQRLWEQNLAGIATPWVSGEWIFVVTDDARLICLARASGKIRWISQLRKYRVEKKKTQKDPVSWVGPVLAGNKLWLANSLGEIVAASVTDGTVQTTLSAKKAVFSLSPIVANQTLYLLSEEGTLVAYR, encoded by the coding sequence ATGAAGTCGTACGTTAAGACCACCGCGGCGATCGCGCTGATCGTCAGCCTGGGTGGCTGCGGCATCTTCAAGGGCTCGGCGAAGAAGACGCCGGTGCTCGGCGATCGCGTGCCGATCCTGATGACCGAGAATTCGATCGACATCGATCGGACCATCGCGAACATCGAGGTCGTCGTGCCGCTGGCGGTCGCCAACGACGCCTGGACCCAGCCGGGTGGCAATGCCGCCAAGGCGATGGGGCATGTCGCACTGGCCGAAACGCCGTCGCGCGCCTGGTCGATCGAGATCCCCGGCGGCGACAAGCGCACGCGCCTGGCCGCCGCCCCGGTTGTCGAGGGCGGCAAGCTCTATGTCACCGACACCGCCGGTGCCGTCCACGCCTATACCGCCGACACCGGCGCGACGCTGTGGACCGCGCAGACCGTGAAGGGCGAGGAAAATACCAAGGCGCGCTTCGGCGGCGGCGTCAGCGTCGAGGGCGGCAAGGCCTTTGCCACCAACGGCCTGGGCGATGTCGTCGCGTTCGACGCGAACACCGGCGCCGAACTGTGGCGCGCGAAGCCGGGCGGTCCCCTGCGCGGAGCGCCCACGCTCGCCAACGATCAGGTGTACGTGCTCAGCCAGGACAACCAGCTGTTCGCGCTGAACCAGTCGGACGGCAAGATCGCCTGGACGTCGTCGGGAAGCCTCGAATCGCAGGGCGTATTCGGCGTGGCCGCACCGGCCGCGGCGCAGGGCACCGTCGTCGCAGGCTTCTCGAGCGGAGAGCTCAACGCCTATCGCTACGAGAATGGCCGGACTTTGTGGGCCGATGCCCTGTCGCGCTCGAGCATGTCGACCAGCGTGTCGGCGCTGTCGGACATCGACGCCGAACCGGTAATCGACCAGGGCAAGATCTACGCGATCGGCCAGGGCGGCCGTATGGTCGCGCTCGATGTGCTGAGCGGTCAGCGGCTGTGGGAACAGAATCTCGCCGGCATCGCGACGCCGTGGGTGTCGGGCGAATGGATCTTCGTCGTCACCGACGATGCCCGGCTGATCTGTCTGGCGCGCGCGTCGGGCAAGATCCGCTGGATCAGCCAGTTGCGCAAATATCGCGTCGAAAAGAAGAAGACGCAGAAGGACCCGGTGTCCTGGGTGGGGCCGGTGCTCGCTGGCAACAAGCTCTGGCTGGCGAACTCGCTGGGTGAGATCGTCGCCGCATCGGTCACCGATGGCACCGTGCAGACGACCCTGTCGGCGAAAAAGGCAGTCTTTAGCCTGTCGCCGATCGTCGCCAACCAGACGCTGTATCTGTTGTCGGAAGAAGGGACGCTGGTCGCCTATCGGTGA
- a CDS encoding tetratricopeptide repeat protein: MALTPQSNEAFLREVDEELRREEAIKLWKRWGIVIVAVIVAALVALAGWLWWQSHQKNVAGEQGIKFNQAMDALGNQQPDKAAPILADLAKNGTEGYAALAKFTQADIALQKDDLKTAAKLFAEVAGDSGNAEPLRNLALVRQTLAEYDTLQPQVVIDRLRPLAVKGNPYYGSAGEMTAVAHLRMNRRDLAGRMFGEIARDENVPASIRQRAVQMAGVLGVDAVDQAEEKKAG, translated from the coding sequence GTGGCGTTGACCCCGCAATCGAACGAAGCCTTCCTGCGCGAGGTCGACGAGGAGCTGCGTCGCGAGGAAGCGATCAAGCTGTGGAAGCGCTGGGGCATCGTCATCGTCGCCGTGATCGTCGCCGCGCTGGTGGCGCTGGCCGGCTGGCTGTGGTGGCAGTCGCATCAGAAGAACGTCGCCGGCGAACAGGGCATCAAGTTCAACCAGGCGATGGATGCGCTGGGCAACCAGCAGCCGGACAAGGCCGCGCCGATCCTCGCCGATCTCGCGAAGAACGGAACCGAGGGCTATGCTGCGCTCGCCAAGTTCACCCAGGCCGACATCGCGCTGCAGAAGGACGACCTGAAGACCGCGGCGAAGCTGTTCGCGGAAGTCGCCGGAGACAGCGGCAACGCCGAACCACTGCGTAATCTGGCGCTCGTCCGCCAGACGCTGGCCGAATATGATACGCTGCAGCCGCAGGTCGTGATCGACCGGCTTCGCCCGCTGGCGGTGAAGGGCAATCCCTATTACGGCTCGGCGGGCGAGATGACCGCTGTGGCGCATCTGCGGATGAACCGCCGCGACCTGGCCGGCCGAATGTTCGGCGAAATCGCGCGCGATGAAAATGTCCCTGCCTCGATCCGTCAACGCGCGGTTCAGATGGCGGGTGTTCTGGGTGTCGATGCCGTCGACCAAGCTGAGGAAAAGAAGGCAGGATGA
- the panB gene encoding 3-methyl-2-oxobutanoate hydroxymethyltransferase has translation MKRLTVPAIQGRKGGDPIVMLTAYTARMAQLLDPHCDMLLVGDSLGQVIYGLPSTLSVTLDMMCAHGAAVVRGSYHSVVVIDMPFGSYEASPEQAFASAARIMAETGAAAVKLEGGAAMAPTVAFLSQRGIPVCGHVGLTPQAVNALGGYGARGRSDVEAAKILSDARAIAEAGAFALVVEGVMESLANEIVAAVGCPVIGIGASAMCDGQVLVTEDMLGLFERTPRFVKTYEDIAGRISAAVDAYANEVRARSFPGDGQVYRPKA, from the coding sequence ATGAAGCGGCTGACCGTGCCCGCGATCCAGGGGCGCAAGGGCGGCGATCCGATCGTCATGCTGACGGCGTACACCGCGCGGATGGCGCAGCTGCTCGACCCGCACTGTGACATGCTGCTGGTCGGGGACAGCCTGGGGCAGGTGATCTACGGTCTGCCCTCGACGCTGTCCGTCACGCTCGACATGATGTGCGCGCATGGCGCCGCGGTCGTGCGCGGTAGTTATCATTCGGTCGTCGTCATCGACATGCCCTTCGGCAGCTACGAAGCCTCGCCCGAGCAGGCGTTTGCCAGCGCTGCGCGGATCATGGCGGAAACCGGCGCGGCGGCGGTGAAGTTGGAGGGCGGGGCGGCAATGGCGCCGACCGTCGCTTTCCTTTCGCAGCGCGGGATCCCGGTATGCGGCCATGTCGGCCTGACCCCGCAGGCGGTCAACGCCCTGGGCGGCTATGGCGCGCGCGGGCGTAGCGATGTGGAGGCGGCAAAGATCCTGTCGGATGCCAGGGCCATCGCCGAGGCTGGCGCCTTCGCCCTCGTGGTCGAAGGGGTGATGGAAAGCCTGGCCAACGAGATCGTCGCCGCGGTCGGGTGCCCCGTCATCGGCATCGGCGCCTCTGCGATGTGTGACGGGCAGGTCTTGGTGACCGAGGACATGCTGGGCCTGTTCGAACGCACGCCGCGCTTCGTGAAGACTTATGAGGACATTGCCGGCCGCATTTCCGCCGCGGTCGACGCCTATGCAAACGAAGTGCGCGCACGCAGCTTCCCCGGCGACGGGCAGGTCTATCGTCCCAAGGCCTGA
- a CDS encoding ArsC family reductase, whose product MTLTFYGIPNCDTVKKARTWLDSRAIAYTFHDYKKLGADRDKVTAWADEVGWEKLLNRAGTTFRKLPDADRADLDQAKAIELMVAQPSLIKRPVVEGAGALLVGFKPELYDAAFA is encoded by the coding sequence ATGACTCTTACCTTCTACGGCATCCCCAATTGCGACACCGTGAAGAAGGCCCGGACGTGGCTCGACTCCCGCGCCATCGCCTACACCTTTCACGACTACAAGAAACTCGGCGCCGATCGCGACAAGGTAACCGCCTGGGCGGACGAAGTCGGTTGGGAAAAGCTGCTCAACCGCGCCGGCACGACGTTCCGCAAACTGCCCGACGCCGATCGCGCCGATCTGGATCAGGCCAAGGCGATCGAACTGATGGTCGCGCAGCCCTCGCTTATCAAGCGGCCGGTGGTGGAGGGGGCAGGGGCGTTGCTCGTCGGGTTCAAGCCGGAGCTCTACGACGCGGCCTTCGCCTGA
- a CDS encoding IS5 family transposase (programmed frameshift), whose amino-acid sequence MSDLYWLTDEQMARLQPFFPKSHGKPRVDDRRVLSGIIFVNRNGLRWCDAPKDYGPHKTLYNRWKRWSERGIFLRMMEGLAAAEAVPKTVMIDATYLKAHRTASSLRGKKGDLGRLIGRTKGGMNTKLHAVSDADGRPLSFFMTAGQVSDYTGAAALLDDLPKAQWLLGDRGYDADWFRDALEAKGIQPCIPGRRSRNEPVRYDKRRYRRRSRIEIMFGRLKDWRRVATRYDRCPTVFFSAVALAATVIFWL is encoded by the exons ATGAGCGACCTGTACTGGCTGACGGATGAGCAGATGGCGCGTCTGCAACCGTTCTTTCCCAAGAGCCATGGCAAGCCTCGGGTCGATGATCGGCGGGTGCTCAGCGGCATCATTTTCGTCAATCGCAACGGGCTACGCTGGTGTGATGCACCGAAGGACTATGGGCCGCACAAGACGCTCTACAATCGCTGGAAGCGGTGGAGCGAGAGGGGTATTTTCCTGCGAATGATGGAAGGTCTCGCGGCAGCGGAGGCCGTGCCGAAGACCGTCATGATCGACGCGACCTACCTGAAGGCACACCGCACGGCATCGAGTCTGCGGG GTAAAAAAGGGGATCTCGGCCGTCTGATCGGCCGCACGAAAGGCGGCATGAACACCAAACTGCACGCCGTCAGCGATGCGGACGGGCGGCCCTTGAGCTTCTTCATGACCGCCGGGCAGGTCAGCGACTACACCGGCGCGGCAGCCTTGCTCGACGATCTGCCGAAAGCACAGTGGCTGCTTGGCGACCGTGGTTATGATGCCGATTGGTTCAGAGACGCCCTGGAAGCCAAAGGCATCCAGCCCTGCATCCCGGGCCGCAGATCGCGCAACGAGCCGGTCAGATACGACAAGCGCCGCTACCGGCGCCGCAGCCGCATCGAGATCATGTTCGGCCGTCTGAAGGATTGGCGCCGCGTCGCAACTCGCTACGACCGCTGCCCAACCGTCTTCTTCTCTGCCGTCGCCCTCGCGGCCACCGTCATCTTCTGGCTATGA
- a CDS encoding GNAT family acetyltransferase, which produces MTGTRDRAGREPGPVARQRTAAAPQVEAATTHDREAVVALWRACDLTRPWNDPDRDFVQAVSGATSAVLVVRDGERVVGSVMVGFDGHRGWVYYVAVHPVSRRRGLGRALMAAAENWLVAREAPKLQLMVREGNEAAARFYEALGLERQAVVTFGRFLNDVE; this is translated from the coding sequence GTGACCGGGACTCGGGATCGCGCGGGGCGCGAGCCCGGCCCGGTCGCTCGGCAGCGAACAGCTGCCGCGCCGCAGGTTGAGGCCGCGACGACGCACGACCGCGAGGCGGTCGTCGCCCTGTGGCGCGCCTGCGACCTCACGCGGCCGTGGAACGACCCTGACCGCGACTTCGTGCAAGCCGTCAGCGGCGCGACCTCCGCAGTGCTGGTGGTGCGCGACGGCGAGCGCGTCGTCGGATCGGTCATGGTCGGCTTCGACGGCCACCGCGGATGGGTGTATTATGTCGCCGTCCACCCCGTATCCCGCCGCCGCGGCCTCGGCCGCGCGCTGATGGCGGCGGCGGAGAACTGGCTAGTGGCGCGGGAAGCGCCGAAGCTGCAACTGATGGTCCGCGAGGGGAATGAGGCGGCGGCGCGATTTTACGAGGCGCTGGGGTTGGAGCGGCAAGCGGTCGTCACGTTTGGGCGTTTTCTCAACGACGTCGAGTGA